TGAAGACAGGGTGGATCTATGAACTCCGGATCCCTATTACAATCCAGTCTGGTTTCCCTGCTGCCGTTTCTCATTCTGGGATTGGGCGGTGTCGTCCTGCTGGTGCTTGATGCCATCTGGCCGAAGTCAAAGCGGTTCGATACGACGATTCTCGGCATTCCGCTCGTGCTGCTGGCTATTACGGCCCTCATCCACCAGTGGAGGCATCCCATCGCCGTCACCCCTCTGAAGGGAATGTATCTGGCGGATACCTTCGGCGCCTTTCTGGGAATTGTGATTTGCCTGAGTCTGCTTTTAACCATCCTTCTATCGACACACTATCTGAAACTGATGGGGCGATTGCGTGGAGAGTATTTCGCACTGCTCTTTCTATCCGCCGCGGGGATGATCCTGCTGGCGAGTTCGACCGAACTCTTGACCCTTTTCCTCGGCCTCGAGCTTCTATCTTTCCCGGTTTATATTCTCACCGCCTTTCTGAGGAAGGATGCCAAAAGCAACGAAGCCGGCATGAAGTATTTTTTGCTGGGAGCTTTCTCGTCAGCCATCTTTCTCTACGGCGCGGCGATGATCTACGGCGCCACCGGGCAGACGGATCTTATGCTGGCCCTTTCCTCCGCGGCGATGCCGAAGCTGCTTGTCGTGGGGATTGTCCTGTTGCTGTCCGGCCTGCTCTTCAAGGTCGCCTCGGTGCCCTTTCATATGTGGGCGCCGGATGTTTATGAGGGCGCCCCGACGGCGGTGACGGCCTTTATGGCCACCGCCGTGAAAGCCGCCGCCTTCGGCGCGCTGATCCGGATCCTCATTGTCACCTTCCCGGCGCTCGCCATGGTGCCGTTGGAAAGGATTTTCTGGTGGCTCGCCGTCTTGTCAATGACGGTCGGCAATTTCGCCGCTCTGACACAATCCAACATCAAGCGGATGCTGGCCTATTCCTCGATCGCGCACGCCGGATATATCCTTGTGGGCGTGACCGCATTGATCGCGTCCGGTTCTTCTGAAGCTGTTGCGGGGATTCTCTATTACCTGCTGGCCTATACCTTCATGAACATCTGCGCCTTTGGCGTTGTGATCGCTTTGACAGAGA
The Candidatus Eisenbacteria bacterium genome window above contains:
- a CDS encoding NADH-quinone oxidoreductase subunit N, with protein sequence MNSGSLLQSSLVSLLPFLILGLGGVVLLVLDAIWPKSKRFDTTILGIPLVLLAITALIHQWRHPIAVTPLKGMYLADTFGAFLGIVICLSLLLTILLSTHYLKLMGRLRGEYFALLFLSAAGMILLASSTELLTLFLGLELLSFPVYILTAFLRKDAKSNEAGMKYFLLGAFSSAIFLYGAAMIYGATGQTDLMLALSSAAMPKLLVVGIVLLLSGLLFKVASVPFHMWAPDVYEGAPTAVTAFMATAVKAAAFGALIRILIVTFPALAMVPLERIFWWLAVLSMTVGNFAALTQSNIKRMLAYSSIAHAGYILVGVTALIASGSSEAVAGILYYLLAYTFMNICAFGVVIALTEKGRERLEIHELGGVGWRRPGLGLAMIVAMVALSGIPPTAGFFGKYYIFQSAVKSGLLSLVIIGVLNSALSVYYYFRVLVAFYMKPSEGELLSQRNAGVGLALAFSVIAILWLAVGPDGVIPGAPQLLNWVRDSFVALP